A window from Mixophyes fleayi isolate aMixFle1 chromosome 12, aMixFle1.hap1, whole genome shotgun sequence encodes these proteins:
- the LOC142108594 gene encoding gastrula zinc finger protein XlCGF66.1-like, protein MDKDRSERILNLTLEIIYLLTGEDYTVVIKRSGECVTPRSRPCVSGGLSRTQSPITVPEPHSLIREGINDQKILELTNKIIQLVTGEVPIKCEEEWENLVGPKGLYEDVRMENHRILTSLDGSSNRNTPERYLHPLYSQDCTQENPSIPQEYQDDVLTDIKVEILEGEEETYVRGDRQCKEEEIPTDISTDGCKLRNISEGKFNASADCVIEDNITQDSPGGNPSTLNLHPMYRADKPFDPSNHEKYSPDNMDIVTHSTDRTDDKVIICSKGKKRFMVKLSLCKYQTAQTGEKPFTCSECGKCFTCI, encoded by the exons atggacaaggacaggagtgagaggatattaaatctcaccctggagatcatctacctgctgactggagag gattacacagtagtgataaagagatctggtgagtgtgtgacacccaggagccgcccctgtgtgtcaggaggattgagcaggacccagagccccatcacggtgcctgaacctcactcactgatacgtgAGGGAatcaatgaccagaagatcctggaactgaccaacaagatcattcagctggtgactggagag GTTCCTATAAAGTGTGAGGAGGAGTGGGAGAATTTAGTGGGGCCTAAGGGTCTGTATGAGGACGTGAGGATGGAGAATCACCggatcctcacatcactgg atggatccagtaacagaaataccccagagagatatctccatcctctttattcacaggattgtacacaggaaaatcccagtatcccacaggagtatcag GATGAtgtcctgactgatattaaagtagaaattttagagggagaggaagagacgtatgtgaggggtgatcggcagtgtaaggaggaggaaatccctacagatatcagcacag ATGGATGCAAACTCAGGAATATCTCAGAGGGGAAATTCAATGCATCTGCAGATTGTGTAATAGAAGATAACATCACACAAGATTCTCCAGGAGGAAACCCCAGTACCCTAAATTTACATCCAATGTACAGAGCAGATAAACCATTTGATCCCTCTAATCATGAGAAATATTCTCCTGATAACATGGATATTGTTACACATAGTACAGATCGAACAGATGATAAAGTAATTATATGTTCTAAGGGTAAGAAACGCTTTATGGTTAAATTATCTCTTTGTAAATATCAGACTGCTCaaacaggtgagaaaccatttacatgttctgagtgtgggaaatgttttacatgtatctaa